The Alphaproteobacteria bacterium SS10 genome includes a region encoding these proteins:
- a CDS encoding DUF962 domain-containing protein, which produces MSEDAAKADKITTYDAFWPYYLAEHAQPGTRTWHFVGTAIALLFLALAIIRLDPSYIGGALLAGYGFAWGSHMLIEKNRPATFTYPLWSLYSDFRMFFLFCAGKLEAELKRHDIQAA; this is translated from the coding sequence ATGTCGGAAGACGCTGCCAAAGCCGATAAGATCACAACCTATGACGCGTTCTGGCCCTATTACCTGGCCGAACACGCCCAGCCTGGGACGCGAACCTGGCACTTCGTTGGTACCGCGATTGCGCTGCTGTTCCTGGCGCTCGCGATCATCCGACTAGACCCCAGCTATATCGGCGGCGCGCTGCTCGCTGGCTATGGTTTTGCCTGGGGCAGCCATATGCTGATTGAGAAGAACCGGCCCGCCACCTTCACTTACCCGCTGTGGTCGCTCTACAGCGACTTCCGGATGTTTTTCCTGTTCTGCGCCGGGAAGCTGGAAGCCGAGCTCAAACGCCACGACATTCAAGCGGCATAG